The nucleotide window GCACGGCGTCAACATCGAACACATCGTCGCGCTGCTCATTAGCGAAGGCAAACTGGGCGGCTTCCATTTCAATAATCGTAAATGCGCTGATGATGACCTGACCGTCGGTTCGATTAACCCTTACGAACTGTTCCTTATATACAATGAATTGGTCGATGCGGAGCTCGACCCAACAATCAATACAAACGTCGCCTACATGATTGACCAAAGCCATAACTTAAAACCCAAAGTTGAGGCGATGATTCAATCGGTCGTGAATTGCCAGAAGGCCTATGCGAAAGCGCTTTTGGTTGACCGCGCCGCATTACGCCGCGCACAACAAGAAGGCGACATTGTTACGGCGGAACAACTGTTAACTGATGCGTACGAAGCCGACGTCGAACCGCTTCTGCAAAATGTTCGATGTAAAATGAATGTTGATCCGAACCCCATTCCAGCATTTCGTCAGAGTGGGTATCAGAAAAAAGCCGAACAAGAACGGGCTAAGCTGACAGCAGCGGCAACGCTGGGGTAAGTATCAGTACGATAAAGCGAGAACGCCGTCTTGCATTGCGAGACGGCGTTTTTTTTATGACGGAGATTTATCGAGAATGTCTCTCACTTTTTTCAACAAGACATCAGGCGTAAACGGTTTCTGCAAGAAGTTCAAACCCGTATCCAAGACGCCATGTTGAACAATTGAATTCTCGGTGTAGCCGGAAATATATAATACTTTGATATCGGAATAGATCAGTTGCACTCGACGAGCGAGTTCCCGGCCGCTCATTCCCGGCATCACCACGTCGGTCACCAAAAGATGGACCGCGCCTAGGTGTTGTTGCATTTTTTCTAGCGCGTCATTGCCCTGGCTAGCGATAATAACGGAATAACGAGATCCTTCGAAAGTAGCCAGAATCATATCACGAACAATTTCATCATCCTCAACAACGATGATGGTTTCGTCTCCATCCCGGGTTTCTCTTGGTACTTGTTTGGTCACAAGCGGCGCGGCTTCTCCTTCAGCCCGGGGCAAATAAATTTTGACTGTGGTTCCCTGCCCCACTTCACTGTAGACCCAAATATTGCCTCCGCTTTGTTTTACGATTCCGTAGACAGTGGATAAGCCCAGCCCCGTTCCTTTTCCTTTATCCTTGGTCGTATAAAACGGTTCAAATATGTTCTGTAATGTGTTCGAATCCATCCCGCATCCGGTATCGCTTACAGCAAGCAAAACATGAGGGCCAGGATTTGCGCTTTGATGGTGCGTTACATACTCGTGCGTAAAATCAACATTCTGCGTTTCTAACGTGAGTGAGCCGCCTTTAGGCATCGCGTCACGAGAATTAATCGCAAGGTTAACGATCACTTGCTGCAATTGCCCCGGGTCTGCGACAATAGGCGCGAGACTGTCTGCCGGAACGGTAACGAGCTCGATGTCCTCCCCGATCAAGCGCTGCAGCATTGCGTCCATATCAATAATCAATTCATTGAGATTTAACAAAATCGGCTGCAAGACTTGCTTGCGGCTAAACGCCAACAACTGCCTGGTCAATAGTTCTGCGCGGTCGCCAGCTTTTTTGATCTCTGATATTTGATGTCGGACCGGTTCATTCTCATCTAAATCTCTAAGCGCAAGATCGCTATACCCCAAGATAGCAACCAGCAAGTTATTAAAGTCGTGGGCGATTCCACCCGCCAAACGGCCAATGGCTTCAATTCGTTGTGATTGCCGTAATTGCTCTTCTAATTTTTCATTCTCATTTTTTGCGGTCACTTCGTCCGTCACATCTGCCACGATGTAAATCGCGAGTTGTTGAGTCCATAAAATCAGACAAGAAAAATTCACGAATTTCTCTTGCCCATCATTCGTCGTTATTTTCAATCCATCCCAATTCAGCCGTTCAGAACCGCTATTCTTGATATCCGATGTAATACGCTGGCGAATCTCCGCGCGATAGTCCGGGTTAGGAAACACGCATTCATAGAAGGATTCGCGATCCCGAAGCGTTTCTTCAGGCCAACCAAAAATTTGCATGTATTCATGGTTAAGATAGACCGCGACGTCAGTTTGAACATCGACAACAAACACACCAATCGGCAGCTGGTTCAAAACCGATTCAATGAATTCATTGCGTTTCGCCAATTCGCCTTCGTAGCGCTTTCGTTCTGTAATCTCCAAGTGAGTGCCGCTGGCGCGAAGAGGGCGCCCGTATCCGTCAGACTCAACGACCTGCCCGCGGTCAAGCACCCAACGCCATTCTCCATTTTTTGAGCACAAACGATATTCAGCCTGATACGAACTGAACAATCCCCGGAGATGGGCCGCCCATGCGCGCAATACGCGGCGACGATCATCGGGATGAACCAAGCGGCGCCAGGTTCGGATTGAAGATGGAAGTTCACTGGCCGAATACCCCATTAAATTCGCCCAGCGTTCGTTGATATAAATCAAGCCTGTTTTAAAGTTGTAATCCCATATTCCAAGGTTCGCCCCATGCAACGCCAGTTCGAGCCTCTCTTGGCTTTTTTGCAGGGCAAGTTCCGCTATTTTTCGCTGGGTGATATCTCGCCCAACCGACTGGTATTCCATGACCTGACCCTGGTTATCAAAAATTGCATAGTCGGTCCAACTCACCCAACTCATGCTGCCATCAGGACAAAATGCACGGTGCTCGTCTATTTTTGACGGTTCAGCGGGAGTTAAAGTTTGAATTTTATTGATCACATCTGCCCGGTCGGACTCAGGAATAAATTTTAAAAAATTAAACCCAAGCAATTCTTTGCGGCTGCGGTCAAAATAACGGCAATAAGCGTCATTTGCATACACAATCGTGTAATCAGGTTTCCATCGAACAATAAATTCTGCTTGATCTTCAACAATTGACCAATAACGCGCCTCGCTTTCGCGCAAGGCTTTTTCCGCTTGCTTCCGTTCAGTGATATCTTGTAATATGCCAGTCGAACCGATGATATTATCTTGTGCATCACGAACCTGAACGGCAGCATTCGCCAACCAACGCTCTTCTCCGTTTTTGGTTAAAATACGAAAATCGGCCCGCCAGCTGCGGCCATCTTGGTTACGGGCGCACTCCACCGCTTCATCGAGCGACATCCCCGCCAACGGGCCGAGTAAAATGACTTCTTTGACTCGCGACTGCCATAAGGAGGGCGTAAACTCATCTGGATAGTATCCAGTCAATCCGGTGATTTGCTCGCCCACAAAATCGTAACGATTGGTCAAATAATTCATATAATACGGAACCGAATCGCCCAATTCGATCGCATCACGATAATATAACTCTTGCTGGGTGGCTTCTTTCTGATCAAAATCGCTTGGCGTGACCTCATAGCCAATGCCCCATTCATGCCATTCAGAAACAGAAACCGATTCGGTCAAGCGTCGCCAGACGATGGTGCGTTGAAGTCCTGATTTGCTAACCAGTTCCCATTTTGAAAGATTGATTAAAGCCTGGCTGTCTTGGATACGGCTGCGTTGTTCTTCACTGAGGTGTTTGTATAAATCAGTGCACCCGCCGGAAAGTTCATCTTTTGAAAAACCTGTGATTCGCTGACATTCAGACGACCAGGCAATGATTTTTCCACTGGAATCGAATGCAACCAGCATAAC belongs to Candidatus Hinthialibacter antarcticus and includes:
- a CDS encoding PAS domain S-box protein, with the protein product MVNGFLAIVICVSTFAQSCLFDELLPHHLIQTTIETSAFIPSVVLVAESNLSQTVDGPSFAQRAAWFFTILFFAASSLVLLLLYFHEKRNANQYANRLLKLNNEIHSESSLLAKRLLQLPVMLVAFDSSGKIIAWSSECQRITGFSKDELSGGCTDLYKHLSEEQRSRIQDSQALINLSKWELVSKSGLQRTIVWRRLTESVSVSEWHEWGIGYEVTPSDFDQKEATQQELYYRDAIELGDSVPYYMNYLTNRYDFVGEQITGLTGYYPDEFTPSLWQSRVKEVILLGPLAGMSLDEAVECARNQDGRSWRADFRILTKNGEERWLANAAVQVRDAQDNIIGSTGILQDITERKQAEKALRESEARYWSIVEDQAEFIVRWKPDYTIVYANDAYCRYFDRSRKELLGFNFLKFIPESDRADVINKIQTLTPAEPSKIDEHRAFCPDGSMSWVSWTDYAIFDNQGQVMEYQSVGRDITQRKIAELALQKSQERLELALHGANLGIWDYNFKTGLIYINERWANLMGYSASELPSSIRTWRRLVHPDDRRRVLRAWAAHLRGLFSSYQAEYRLCSKNGEWRWVLDRGQVVESDGYGRPLRASGTHLEITERKRYEGELAKRNEFIESVLNQLPIGVFVVDVQTDVAVYLNHEYMQIFGWPEETLRDRESFYECVFPNPDYRAEIRQRITSDIKNSGSERLNWDGLKITTNDGQEKFVNFSCLILWTQQLAIYIVADVTDEVTAKNENEKLEEQLRQSQRIEAIGRLAGGIAHDFNNLLVAILGYSDLALRDLDENEPVRHQISEIKKAGDRAELLTRQLLAFSRKQVLQPILLNLNELIIDMDAMLQRLIGEDIELVTVPADSLAPIVADPGQLQQVIVNLAINSRDAMPKGGSLTLETQNVDFTHEYVTHHQSANPGPHVLLAVSDTGCGMDSNTLQNIFEPFYTTKDKGKGTGLGLSTVYGIVKQSGGNIWVYSEVGQGTTVKIYLPRAEGEAAPLVTKQVPRETRDGDETIIVVEDDEIVRDMILATFEGSRYSVIIASQGNDALEKMQQHLGAVHLLVTDVVMPGMSGRELARRVQLIYSDIKVLYISGYTENSIVQHGVLDTGLNFLQKPFTPDVLLKKVRDILDKSPS